The nucleotide window accagcgggtgccttcatatcatgagcgtcagtctcgcccgtagctgcgagaaggttaaaagcgcacaagtgatttgtctttcgtcaaagtaaCTGCCGGAGCAGTAAGATGCAGAGCAcaatccagcagctgtagacgatgttcggggaagagctaattctgttttcagcacagggagtgagaatgagctcagtccggctcccagcagaatccatcctggtttggttacagtgagtctgaggctctttggatcgtaacgtaaaaaaaacaattgctcacatcgtgtgacttccacgacaggaaggaaagatatcacttaaaaaaatcagaactgaagatttggatccggggcctcatacttataaaattattaaaataataattatcaaaatatcagactgtgtttctgcaaaatttcgtgcacagtacgccatttttatctaaaacagtcacaacgagggctttacacgcagtctggggtattttccccttttatatttttgccactttatatcgaacctgttatactcccagaagtgcgcAGTAGCttctacttaataaaaatgtacaattcaccgctggtataaacagatgtgtgccgtgtttgcctttgtaagcatttgtttaaaaaataagttcacaatacgataaaaacacagaaagcacaaactttataatacaacgatacaaaatcaataccaaatcattatgccaattaagtaactatcctttgaaaacagagaacacctttatatctacaaaaaacttgacatttgtatgtatttttgaattacaaagcagacagtgtagtcccttaattcaaagatcagatcttggcaaaaaaaagacaaccagacgtgggctgaattcggaacaggagcctTTGCTTAGTtgattattgagcttttgatcaatgtctgaataaaacagagtcgcttttttaactctttgattaaattacatgaaaagcaccttccttcgagccggaaTCAAACCAGCGACTTAAGGATTCCCTGttgactccactacagtcctccgctctaccaactgagctatcgaagagATGCTGTAGCattgctctctggcacatactgcccaatgaagtaaaatgtgaaatgagtgatttaaatcccacttcgacatcaagtttccaactcgtttccttagtctcatttaccttgaatttaagccacgaaccaggattctactgtataaacttccagggatattacaaaatgtttgatggggcatcaatcattccaggcggaaattgattccttttttttctcgagggatcatattaaacatttcattagtatcgagaggaggatcaccagtagacacaaaacatacagtttctttctgtctttattagaaattagcgtttgtgctacattaataatattttcgtggaaataaagaagttgtaaattttaaaaatttatatttgaatcgaaatgtggttttgagttaagtattagcgtgttcatttaattagtttgtgtttgtcattactatatatattgccatgttactagaatttgtaactgaagtttactagttgtgttttttatgatgattagacatttgaatacaatattgtatataatgtataatttgaactacatattgttcaggtgtgaataattgtatattttaagaatacatttctaaaacaaatcattggctttatttactagtttctacacctataacaatctttctttgatgtactgtataatagacatcaaagaaagatgtctattatacatcaaagatgagcagtgtgtgtcgtgTTCACAGCTGATAACTAGAAGATGTCTGGAAGAGGCAAAGGCGGAAAGGGACTCGGGAAAGGAGGTGCTAAGCGTCACCGTAAGGTTCTCCGCGACAACATCCAGGGAATCACCAAGCCCGCCATCCGCCGCCTGGCTCGCCGTGGGGGAGTGAAGCGGATCTCCAGGCTGAACTACGAGGAGACCCGCggggtgctgaaggtgttcctggagaacgTCACCTACACCGAGCACGCCAAGCACGCCAAGAGGAAGACCGTCACCGCCATGGACGTGGTGTACGTGCTGAAGCGCCAGGGCCGCACCCTGTACGGCTTCGGGGGCTAAACAGGAGCGGAGCTTCACTACCGGACCCCGACCAAATAAATGGgcttcctgacttcagaaagccttctagacaaatactaaaagagcaaaaattcaatttggtaaatgaaatgaaaacacataccctaccaaaccttgagtacaggccattcagggtgataatacaaaaccatttataattcaacaaataaaacctgtcaactgctaatcaccacttatcataaaaaaaataagtagcaatacacagtatgggactcttgggtgcaagttaaatccatgcaagaaggggtttagtgttatatttccaaatcagatatgcaaatgagagatctggcccagccaatctcaaagctcccATGGTatggaatggagctgctcccctcttctagttattcacactggagttaggttacatattagcacatttcatcttacagttgctccagaaacaaaaacgtaaacaaatgatctggaatgtgaccacacctatgagaatgtagttcaacagataacttgtaaaccttgtcttaagatgttttttgttctacaaaatatactttattctgcaaaaaatacatctcaaaaggaacatctcacacatattaacactccatgtaataaaaaacaacggcggaacggagattgattgtccgttatcaatctttgcaagtgggggcggatttgcgcaattaagagagtccctccaaaTCTACCACTTGCTATTGTCCTTTAATCTCTGTATAGGGCCCAAAGTCCATTCCAGCGCTCCctcgccgtggggaaaccccatttggcgACGTGGTGCTTCGTCCTCCTCCTAAGGTCtgccaggatcctctcctccagctccctcgccccccactttatgttgtgccggatgagagtgttcctcgccttccacagtccttgttttgtgagggacagTAGCAGCCCCCACAGGTCCTGTGTCCCCTTGTCCAGTCTGGTGGGTGCCAgcccccagcagaatgtactggtaactgagcactGCATCCTTTCCCAGGAGTTGCataatgttgtccattctgccccacaccacCTTGGCGAAgaggcagctccagaacacgtgcccctgagtctcctcgacaaaacacgtgtcccgggggcaatgcggattcctggttagcgagtgtctgtagaggacctctctggtagccagtctcttgtgcacagccatccagttgaggtccttcagttggtTGTCAAGTTCTTTGGGCTgtgtcctttcccagacttgtctgggaacctGCAGCCTTTCGTCAGCGACCaaatgccccctcacctctttgtacagggctctgtggttggtgcagagctctggctgtctcgtggcctcgtacctcctgctccacttgacagcgtgggtgtagaacttcggtcgcctctctgccttgggcccagtgtttgaccactggaccaagtgcctcatcgggatggagagccacagcctgacaaagtactggtacttgtggccaatgggctcctgcagcgcccgacagaggttgcagtagaagatgcagtcgagtttcagggggaaatgtgggacatctcgaaCCCCTTCCTCGACtggctgacacatccggtttctcgtgatgtactcgtacttgcccccccagacgaagccgaagatcatcccttgcagcgctcgtctgagtctgaccggcagcgggtacaccaccgccaggtaaaccaaagccggcaggatgtctgctttcaacaccatcactttccctgtgtaggacagcgactgcgttttccacagacccagcttcgcgttcaccttggcgatcctcttggtccagttgttggtctcgttgtcctggctctggaaggaaacccccagtattttgaggggctccgtgcagaaCTCAAGACCCTCCGGCgccgtcgtcctgtgcttccagggcttaaagaacttcagtttgctctttggcggttgagcttcgaccccgaggctctgAAGTATttctccatgacctgcagggccctcctcaaccccctatccaacctcaggaacagcgtcgtgtcgtcggcgtactgggagatcttcagggtttcccccgcgcctcccggtatctccaggccgtcgATGACAGGGTCCCATCTCACCGTCTCTGCTAAGGGCTCTTGAAGAGCAGGTAGATGatgccctccctcatggtgtctccgagtttcccccggcggaagatctcctgcgccacttccaccagatctgccgccagtgtgtcccagaagcaggtgtaaaGTTCCTTTgggagtccgtccggccccggcaccttgccattctccatggacaagagcgccgccttcagctccACGGCCGcgatcggaccctccaagtcctccctcacctcctccggtactcgtgccttcagctcctccagaaaagcatcgcctgcctccacctccgtctgcttttctgaaaagagctccgtgtagaaagcggtggccgcttctaccttgtcgctctcgtccagcacttcctctccatctcctcGTCTCAGGCcgtggatcaccctctttttctgggctcctcggacctgattgagtttgcggagcctctccttcaggtcccgtgcctgggctgaattgaaggctcctcccccgttagccgagctgtactcctcctctagttgtctctggagtcgtgcagcttccttcctctccctggctgccttccgtctgcagtacatctgcgccagggttcgggtcctgtccttcaccgactcccaccattccaccatggagctgtagccgtctctcagatCGACCCAGCTTGCGTAGTCTTTACGGAACAGTGCCttgaagtcgtcttcctccagtatctcccggttcagcttccagtacccacgacctAATGCCGGCAGGTTGGTGTTAGCCATCACCGTCAAGCGCTCGTGGCTGGAATACCACtccggggacaccgtcgccgactccagggagcaggtcgtgtgcagaaagatgtagtccaggcggctgcacactccccgggagtttttTCATGTCGTTCTGACGTCGTTAGGGCGGCACCGTCTGAAACCGTCtaccagggagaactgcttgagtagcgactccagctctgccgagctagcatcgctccccttctcccggtcgacgttgaagtccccgccaagcaccacctgtctgttggtggtgcagcagctggccaggtcagcaaacacttccttctggaagagtggacccctcctacgctccagcatgattcttccttcgtccattccctggtgaatgtcagcttgtcgctttcatccttcaggtggacctcctgtaagaaacaaactgagaaagactttgaggccagatcatgaaagactccccgtcttttcaccgggtctcttagccctctcacgttagttgttagaaaggtaagtttcacagtcatgattaaacaagtgaaagttgaacctcctctctttgtgcttacagtggaaaacttgggagtctacatctgggcactgtttagcctagatgtaactcctctcgttcgggtcctggggggaatatgctgggctccctccaggtctcgctggggactgaaaggtaaacatgctggacaggtccagccctaccatcagtcccggctccagggcggcttcaaagtaatcctcgtcttcctcctccgcttcgggaaggcttttttcttccctttctccaggagtttcggggacctccagttgctcctgggccttgggggaggggggctccacttcctgggctgcctcttcctgttgttcctgggcctcgggggaggggggctc belongs to Lepisosteus oculatus isolate fLepOcu1 chromosome 14, fLepOcu1.hap2, whole genome shotgun sequence and includes:
- the LOC138242971 gene encoding histone H4-like, with the protein product MSGRGKGGKGLGKGGAKRHRKVLRDNIQGITKPAIRRLARRGGVKRISRLNYEETRGVLKVFLENVTYTEHAKHAKRKTVTAMDVVYVLKRQGRTLYGFGG